A region from the Acipenser ruthenus chromosome 13, fAciRut3.2 maternal haplotype, whole genome shotgun sequence genome encodes:
- the scdb gene encoding stearoyl-CoA desaturase b isoform X1: MVLYFMHNSYQKRILFKMTEVQDETQQKSTPVYRNGVVASEMSTVEDVFDETYKEKEGPKPPKKIVWRNVVLMLLLHSGAVYGFTLVPYTAASTLAWTAVCFLFSALGITAGAHRLWSHRSYKAKLPLRIFLAFANSMAFQNDIYEWARDHRVHHKFSETDADPHNALRGFFFSHIGWLLVRKHPDVIEKGKTLELADLKADKVVMFQRKYYKPSVLIMCFMVPMMVPWFLWGESLWVGYFIPGLLRYALVLNATWLVNSAAHMWGNRPYDATINPRENRFVAFSAIGEGFHNYHHTFPFDYATSEFGCKLNLTTCFIDLMCFVGLAKDCKKVPREVIQARVQRTGIQRSG; the protein is encoded by the exons ATGGTTCTATATTTTATGCACAA TTCGTATCAAAAAAGAATACTGTTCAAAATGACTGAAGTTCAAGATGAAACACAACAGAAAAGTACTCCTGTGTACAGAAATGGCGTGGTTGCTTCGGAGATGTCTACGGTGGAGGATGTGTTTGACGAAACGTATAAGGAAAAAGAAGGTCCAAAACCACCCAAGAAAATAGTATGGAGAAATGTTGTCTTGATGCTTTTGTTGCATTCAGGCGCAGTGTACGGATTTACACTTGTACCTTATACGGCTGCTTCAACCTTGGCGTGGA ctGCTGTATGCTTTTTGTTTAGTGCATTGGGAATAACAGCTGGGGCCCACCGTCTTTGGAGTCACAGGTCCTACAAGGCCAAACTGCCTCTGCGGATCTTCCTGGCTTTTGCCAATTCCATGGCTTTTCAG aatgACATCTACGAGTGGGCCCGGGACCACAGGGTTCATCACAAATTCTCAGAGACTGATGCCGACCCCCATAATGCTCTCCGTGGGTTTTTCTTCAGTCATATTGGCTGGCTTCTAGTGCGCAAGCACCCGGATGTGATTGAGAAGGGGAAGACGCTGGAACTTGCAGACCTGAAGGCTGATAAAGTTGTAATGTTTCAAAGAAA ATACTACAAGCCCTCTGTTCTGATCATGTGCTTCATGGTCCCCATGATGGTGCCCTGGTTCCTGTGGGGAGAGTCTCTGTGGGTTGGTTACTTTATTCCTGGGCTCCTGAGGTATGCTCTGGTTCTCAACGCAACTTGGCTGGTGAATAGCGCCGCCCACATGTGGGGGAACAGACCGTATGACGCTACCATCAACCCAAGAGAGAACAGATTCGTCGCATTCAGTGCCATTG GGGAAGGATTCCACAACTACCACCACACATTCCCTTTTGATTATGCCACAAGTGAGTTTGGCTGTAAACTGAACCTAACCACTTGCTTCATTGACCTCATGTGCTTCGTGGGCCTGGCCAAGGACTGCAAGAAAGTGCCACGCGAAGTCATCCAGGCTCGTGTACAGCGCACAGGGATCCAGAGGAGTGGCTGA
- the scdb gene encoding stearoyl-CoA desaturase b isoform X2 has translation MTEVQDETQQKSTPVYRNGVVASEMSTVEDVFDETYKEKEGPKPPKKIVWRNVVLMLLLHSGAVYGFTLVPYTAASTLAWTAVCFLFSALGITAGAHRLWSHRSYKAKLPLRIFLAFANSMAFQNDIYEWARDHRVHHKFSETDADPHNALRGFFFSHIGWLLVRKHPDVIEKGKTLELADLKADKVVMFQRKYYKPSVLIMCFMVPMMVPWFLWGESLWVGYFIPGLLRYALVLNATWLVNSAAHMWGNRPYDATINPRENRFVAFSAIGEGFHNYHHTFPFDYATSEFGCKLNLTTCFIDLMCFVGLAKDCKKVPREVIQARVQRTGIQRSG, from the exons ATGACTGAAGTTCAAGATGAAACACAACAGAAAAGTACTCCTGTGTACAGAAATGGCGTGGTTGCTTCGGAGATGTCTACGGTGGAGGATGTGTTTGACGAAACGTATAAGGAAAAAGAAGGTCCAAAACCACCCAAGAAAATAGTATGGAGAAATGTTGTCTTGATGCTTTTGTTGCATTCAGGCGCAGTGTACGGATTTACACTTGTACCTTATACGGCTGCTTCAACCTTGGCGTGGA ctGCTGTATGCTTTTTGTTTAGTGCATTGGGAATAACAGCTGGGGCCCACCGTCTTTGGAGTCACAGGTCCTACAAGGCCAAACTGCCTCTGCGGATCTTCCTGGCTTTTGCCAATTCCATGGCTTTTCAG aatgACATCTACGAGTGGGCCCGGGACCACAGGGTTCATCACAAATTCTCAGAGACTGATGCCGACCCCCATAATGCTCTCCGTGGGTTTTTCTTCAGTCATATTGGCTGGCTTCTAGTGCGCAAGCACCCGGATGTGATTGAGAAGGGGAAGACGCTGGAACTTGCAGACCTGAAGGCTGATAAAGTTGTAATGTTTCAAAGAAA ATACTACAAGCCCTCTGTTCTGATCATGTGCTTCATGGTCCCCATGATGGTGCCCTGGTTCCTGTGGGGAGAGTCTCTGTGGGTTGGTTACTTTATTCCTGGGCTCCTGAGGTATGCTCTGGTTCTCAACGCAACTTGGCTGGTGAATAGCGCCGCCCACATGTGGGGGAACAGACCGTATGACGCTACCATCAACCCAAGAGAGAACAGATTCGTCGCATTCAGTGCCATTG GGGAAGGATTCCACAACTACCACCACACATTCCCTTTTGATTATGCCACAAGTGAGTTTGGCTGTAAACTGAACCTAACCACTTGCTTCATTGACCTCATGTGCTTCGTGGGCCTGGCCAAGGACTGCAAGAAAGTGCCACGCGAAGTCATCCAGGCTCGTGTACAGCGCACAGGGATCCAGAGGAGTGGCTGA
- the LOC117417828 gene encoding dnaJ homolog subfamily B member 12, which produces MESNRDEAERCIEIAETAFRHKQVEKAVRFLEKAQRLFPTAKAQALIDAVTQNGQPSSTNHQSKCNESTGPRHRRGGDEASSASGDKGGDSGKPYSPDQLEAVKRIKHCKNYYEILGLSKDATEEDLKKAYRKLALKFHPDKNHAPGATDAFKAIGNAYAVLSNAEKRKRYDQFGEEKVHTSRHGHSHSDFHRGFEADISPEDLFNMFFGGGFPSSNVHVYSNGRMRYTHQQRPERREQQRDGGLALFVQLMPILILIIVSVLSQLIVSSPTYSLSLRPSMGHTHRRLTELLKVPYYVSAQFSEEYTGMNLKNVERNVEDDYISSLRNNCWKEKQQKEGLLYRARYFGDGELYQRAQKMGTPSCARLSEVQASLHG; this is translated from the exons ATGGAATCAAATAGGGACGAAGCCGAGCGCTGTATTGAGATTGCCGAGACGGCCTTCAGACATAAACAGGTGGAGAAAGCTGTGCGTTTTCTTGAGAAGGCACAAAGGCTATTCCCGACAGCTAAAGCACAAG CTTTGATAGATGCCGTCACGCAGAATGGACAGCCATCAAGCACAAACCACCAGTCCAAGTGCAACGAGTCCACAGGCCCCCGACACAGGAGAGGTGGGGATGAGGCTAGTTCAGCCAGTGGGGATAAGGGAGGAGACAGTGGGAAGCCGTACTCGCCAGATCAGCTGGAAGCTGTCAAAAG GATAAAGCACTGTAAAAACTACTACGAGATTCTTGGGCTCAGCAAAGATGCTACAGAAGAAGATCTGAAAAAGGCTTATAGGAAACTGGCGTTAAAGTTTCACCCAGATAAAAACCATGCTCCAGGGGCTACAGATGCATTTAAAG CTATCGGGAATGCATATGCAGTGCTGAGTAATGCAGAGAAGCGAAAGCGGTATGATCAGTTTGGTGAGGAGAAAGTTCACACTTCTCGGCATGGCCACTCGCACTCAGATTTCCACCGCGGCTTCGAGGCAGACATCTCGCCAGAGGACCTCTTTAACATGTTCTTCGGAGGTGGCTTTCCGTCAA gtAATGTTCATGTGTACAGTAATGGGAGAATGCGCTACACACATCAACAGAGACCAGAGAGGAGGGAACAACAGAGAGAT GGGGGCCTGGCCCTTTTCGTACAGCTGATGCCCATCCTGATCCTCATCATAGTTTCAGTGCTGAGCCAATTGATCGTCTCCAGTCCTACCTACAGTCTTAGCCTTAGGCC GTCAATGGGCCACACTCATAGGCGACTAACTGAACTCCTGAAGGTGCCTTACTATGTGTCGGCACAGTTTTCCGAGGAATACACTGGGATGAATCTAAAAAATGTGGAGCGGAATGTAGAGGATGATTATATTTCTAGCCTCAGAAACAACTGCTGGAAGGAAAAGCAACAGA AGGAAGGTTTGCTGTACAGAGCTCGGTATTTTGGAGATGGAGAGCTTTACCAAAGGGCACAGAAGATGGGCACTCCTAGCTGTGCCAGACTCTCAGAAGTCCAGGCTTCATTGCACGGTTAA